The Chelonoidis abingdonii isolate Lonesome George chromosome 21, CheloAbing_2.0, whole genome shotgun sequence genome contains a region encoding:
- the LOC116829896 gene encoding keratin, type I cytoskeletal 27, which produces MSLRIASGSRQVSSFGGDGGSVTVSSIGRSFGSGSVCGLAGGSGYSGGFGNVSVGGGYGDAYHSSSFGGLDSGYGGGFSGGFGGADGSLLSGGEKETMQNLNDRLAKYLDKVHTLEEANADLEHKIRQWYEKHDPAAAGLRHDYSKYYQIIEDLKNQIISATIDNVKRVLQIDNAKLAADDFRLKYENELFLHQSIEADINGLRRVLNDLTMTRSNLEAQLESLTEELVYLKKNHEEEMKSFQHGSTGEVNVEINATPGVDLTKLLNEMRAQYEYLAEQNRREAEEQFNKMSQQLQQQISDDAGAADSARHEITEIKRTLQTLDIELQALLAKKCSLEGTLSEIEGNYSAQLSQIQLQISNLDEQLKQIRSEMECQKAEYEQLLGIKTRLEMEIETYRRLLNGEGG; this is translated from the exons ATGTCTCTTCGTATTGCTAGTGGATCCAGGCAGGTTTCCTCATTTGGTGGAGATGGTGGATCAGTCACAGTATCCAGCATAGGAAGAAGCTTTGGTAGTGGGAGCGTATGTGGTTTGGCTGGGGGATCCG GCTATAGTGGTGGTTTTGGTAACGTATCAGTTGGAGGCGGCTATGGAGATGCCTACCACAGTAGCTCATTTGGGGGCTTAGATAGTGGCTATGGTGGAGGCTTTAGTGGGGGCTTTGGTGGCGCTGATGGCAGCCTTCTGTCTGGTGGCGAAAAGGAAACCATGCAGAACCTTAATGATCGCCTCGCTAAATACCTGGATAAGGTGCATACTCTGGAGGAGGCAAATGCTGATCTTGAACATAAAATCCGGCAGTGGTATGAGAAACatgatcctgctgctgctgggttacGCCATGACTACAGCAAATATTACCAGATAATTGAAGATCTTAAGAATCAG ATCATCTCTGCAACTATTGACAATGTCAAGAGAGTTTTGCAGATTGACAATGCCAAGCTTGCTGCTGATGACTTCAGACTTAA GTATGAAAATGAGCTGTTCCTTCACCAAAGTATTGAAGCTGACATTAATGGTCTGCGTAGAGTCCTAAATGACCTGACTATGACAAGATCCAATCTGGAAGCACAGCTTGAAAGCCTGACTGAGGAGCTAGTGTATCTTAAGAAGAACCATGAAGAG GAAATGAAAAGCTTCCAGCATGGCTCTACGGGTGAAGTGAATGTAGAAATTAATGCTACTCCAGGAGTCGATCTAACAAAGCTTCTGAATGAGATGAGAGCTCAGTATGAATACCTTGCTGAGCAAAATCGTAGGGAGGCTGAAGAACAATTTAATAAAATG AGTCAACAGCTGCAGCAACAAATTTCTGATGATGCTGGTGCAGCAGACTCAGCCAGGCATGAAATAACTGAGATCAAACGTACTCTTCAAACCCTGGACATTGAGCTACAAGCCCTTCTGGCCAAG AAATGCTCCCTTGAAGGCACCTTGTCAGAAATTGAAGGAAACTACAGTGCTCAGCTTTCACAAATACAGCTTCAGATTAGCAATCTGGACGAACAATTAAAGCAGATCAGATCTGAAATGGAATGCCAGAAAGCAGAATATGAACAGCTCCTGGGCATCAAGACACGTCTAGAGATGGAGATTGAGACTTATAGGCGACTGCTAAATGGAGAAGGAGGGTAA